The Sorangiineae bacterium MSr11954 DNA segment ACCCGCGGGCTCGCCCAGCGCAGGAGGTTGTACGCGCTGCCCGCCTTGTCGTTGGTGCCCGACGCGCGCGAGCCGCCGAACGGCTGTTGTCCGACGACGGCGCCGGTGGGCTTATCGTTCACATAGAAGTTCCCGGCCGCCTGACGAAGCCGCGCCCCGGCCTTGGCCACCGCCGCGCGATCGCGCGCAAACACGGCGCCGGTGAGGCCGTAAGGGCTGGTGCGGTCCACGAGATCGAGCGCCGCATCGACCCCGGACTCGGTGGAGTCGTCGTAGACGTAGACGCCGAGCACCGGTCCGAAGAGCTCTTCGGCGAGCAGCGGGTGCGCCGGATCGGAGAGCTCGACCAAGGTGGGCCCGGCGAACCAACCCTTTTCGCGCGACCAACCGTCGCCGGTGAGGATCTTCGCCTTGGGATCGCCGGCGAGGCGCTCGCGCCAGCCGGACAGGCGGGTCCAGGCGCGCTCGTTGATCACGGCGCCCATCAGGTTGCGGAAGTCCGTGACATCGCCCATGCGGATTTGTTTGATGTGGTCGACCGCGAGATCGCGCACCTTCGGCCAGATGGAGCGCGGAATGTACGCGCGCGATGCGGCCGAGCACTTTTGCCCTTGGTACTCGAAGGCGCCGCGGACGAGGCCGACGGCGAGCGCTTCGATTTCGGCCGACGTGTGCGCGAAGACGAAGTCCTTTCCGCCGGTTTCGCCCACGAGGCGCGGGTAGGTTCGATAGCGCGCCACGTTCTCGCCGACGGTGCGCCAGATCGATTGAAAGACGGTGGTCGACCCCGTGAAATGAACGCCCGCGAGCTCGGGCCGCGCCAGGCACGTTCCGGCCACGGTGGCGCCGTTGCCGTAGACGACATTGATGACGCCGGGCGGCAGACCGGCGGCCTCGAAGAGGCGCATGGTGTGGTAGGCGGCGAGGCTCTGGTTCTCTGCCGGCTTCCAGACGACCACATTGCCCATGAGCGCGCACGCCGAGGGGAGGTTGCCCGCGATGGCCGTGAAGTTGAACGGCGTGATGGCGAGGATGAACCCTTCGAGCGGACGAAGCTCGAGGGTGTTGGAGATGCCGGGGGGCGAGATGGGCTGCTCGACCAGCCGCGAAGCGTACGCCACGTTGAAGCGCAGAAAATCGATGAGCTCGCACGCCGCATCGATCTCCGCTTGATAGGCCGTTTTGCTCTGGCCCAGCATGGTGGCGGCGTTGAGAACCGGGCGCCACGGCCCCGCGAGCAGCTCGGCCGCGCGCGTGAAAATGCGCAGGCGCTCTTCGAACGGGGTGGCCGCCCAGCCGGGGGCCGCGGCCAGCGCGGCGTCGATCGCCTTGGTGGCGATGGCTGCGCCGCCATCGTGGCAGGTGGCGAGAAGGAGGCTGTGATCGTGCGGGGCGCGGACCTCGTAAGGCGCTCCATCCCGCAGCTCGTTGCCGGCTACCACATGCGGCACATCGGGCTGCTCCTTCGCCATGCTGGCGAGGCGAGCCTTCAACGCAGCGCGTTCGGGCGAGCCTGACGCATACGACAGTACCGGTTCGTTGTGGGGGAGGGGTCTCGGAAGGGGCAAGTCCAGCATCGTACGTGGACCGTAATCCGGACTTGCCCCATTTGCTACATCACTTCTCGTCGTTCGTGTCGCCGTTGCTCAAGAGCGCGACGACCTTGCTGCTCTCTCCGGCAGGCAGCCCTTGCACGGCCTGCATCCAGCGCAGGAGCAGCGCGCGGTTGTCGGCGATGTTGAGGTTCTGCATCTCCAGCGCGCCGATGCGGTCCTCGGGCGTGAACGCGCTCTCGACCTTTTCCATCGAGAGCTTGTCCGGATCGTAGGCCATGTACGGAGCCTGCGTCTCCAGGATGGAGTAGTCGTCGCCGCGGCGAAGCTCCAAAATGACCTTGCCCGTGATGGTGGGCGCGATCCATCGGGTGAGCGAGTCCTTGATCATCATGGCCTCGGGGTCGAACCACTTGCCCTCGTACAAGAGACGGCCGAGGCGCCGTCCGTGCGTGACGTATTGATCGGTGCTCGACTCGTTGTGGATGGCCGAAAGCAGCCGCTCGTAGCCGATGTGCAAAAGCGCCATTCCAGGCGCCTCGTAAATGCCGCGGCTCTTGGCGTCGATGACCCGGTTCTCGATCTGGTCGCTCATGCCGAGCCCGTGGCGGCCGCCGATTTGATTGCACAATGCAAATAGCTCGTAGGCCGAGCCGTAGCGCTGTCCGTTCACGGCCACCGGGAGGCCGGCCTCGAACTCGAGGGTGACCCGCTCGGTCTCGATGGCGACGTCCTTCTTCCAGTGCGCGACGCCCATGATGGGCTCCACGATGTTCATGCCCACGTCGAGGCGCTCCAGATCCTTGGCCTCGTGGGTGGCGCCGAGCACATTGGCGTCGGTCGAGTAGGCTTTCTCGGTGCCCATTTTGTACGGGAGGCCCAAGGAGACCAGGTACTCGCTCATCTCTTTGCGGCCGCCGAAGGCCGACACGAAGGCCGGGTCGAGCCAGGGCTTGTAGATGTGCAGGCCGGGATTGACGAGGATCCCGTAACGGTAAAAGCGCTGGATGTCGTTGCCCTTGTGTGTGCTGCCATCGCCGAACACGTTCACCCCGTCTTCGCGCATGGCGCGCACGATGGCGGTGGTGGTGGCCACACGTCCGAGCGGGGTGGTGTTGAAGTACTTCTTTCCGCCGACCGACAGATGAAAGGCGCCACACTGAATCGCGATGAGCCCTTCGCGCACCAAAGCCTCGCGGCAGTCGATGATCCGAGCCGCCTTCGCGCCATGCTCGGTGGCGATGGGGGGAATATCGTTGGGGTTCTTTTCGTCCGGCTGCGCGAGGTCGGCCGTGTAGGCGTACACCTCGAGTCCTTGCCGTGACATCCATGCAACGGCGGCCCGCGTATCGAGGCCACCCGAGAAGGCAAGGCCGATGCGGGTTCCAGCGGGGGGCAACGATCGATAAATGCGGCTCATGAGTCGCGGTGTACAACATTTCTGGGCCGCGCAAAATCGCGCATTGTGAATGCGCGTGTGTGCGGCCGAGCAACCGCAGATTTCGACGAGCCGAAACCGCACTGTCACGTAGCTCGCGGGCGCCCGAGGATACGCTCGTGCGCATGCTCAACCCGGTGACCCTTCGGGCCGCGACGATTTGGCTCCCCGTTCTCGCTGCGGTCGCCTGCAGCGCGGCGGATCCCGACGCATGGAAGGAAGCGGAGGACGCGGAGCTCGAAGGCCGCGAGCCGGTGCGCGCGGAGATGCCGCTCGTCGCGCACGACCAAGACGATGTCCCGTTGGCCTCGGCCATCTTTCGGGCCACGCACAACAGTTATTCGGGCGATGTCGAGGGCGCGAAAGGGCCGATCCTCGGGCAGCTCGATCGCGGTGTGCGGTTTCTGGAGCTCGATGTGTACGATCTCGGGTTCGCGAGCGCGCGCGATTATTCGATTGGGCACAACGCGCCCGGCGACGCGGTGGATCACGGCGGGGGCAATCCCGCGACGAACAAGCTGCGCGATTGGCTGGCGCCCATCGGTGCGTGGTCGCGCCTGCATCCGGATCATGCGCCGCTGATGGTGATGCTCGACGTGAAGGGCGATTTCACGGACAACGCCTCGTTCGCCGAGGGGAACTTGGCGGCGCTCAACGAGGATATGCGCTCCACCTTGGGTGCTCCATGGCTCTTCGCCAAAGACCTCGCCGCGCCGTTCCCAACCATCGGCGAGCTGCGCGGCCGGATCCTGACATTGCTCTCGGGCGACGGCGGCTCGCGGGCCGCGTACAAGCGCGATGTGGGGCACCATCCCGCGGTGGCGATCAACGGTCGCGGGCAGGTGGTCGAGGTGCACGATTCGGGCAGCGGTACGCTCTGGTATTGGACGGGGCAGTACGAGGCCGATGGGCGCGTGACATGGCGCCGGCACGGCCGGTACGACACCGGGAAGACCCCGGCGGTGGCGCTCAACGACCAAGGCTTCCTCGTCGAGGTGCACCAGGCCGAGCATAGCTCGACCCTCTGGTACCACGTCGGTCGTCTGGGGTCGGATGGGGAGATCGCGTGGTCGCCGAGCCGCCCGTACGACCTCGGCGTGCTGCCGACGGTGCGCTTCGTCGATCCGGCCGGCGCCGAGGTTCGCGAGGTTCATCGCAGCCAGGCGAACGAGCAGAATTGGGACTGGGAGGGTACGTTGAACACCGCGACGTTGCGCGTGGCTTGGAATGGCGCGACCCATGGCCGCACCTCCGATCCGCGCTTCGACGTGGCCACCGCGAGCCACGGCACGAAGCGCGTCTCGGTGTGGACGGGCGCCGATGGCGCTTCGCCGCCCGAGACGCTTCGCTATACGACGGACCGGATCTCGGGCGATCGCATTCGTTATCCGCAGTGGGCCTTCGTGGAGTTCCAGCCCGGCGACAGCGCCGAGCTCCGCGAAGGGGCGTGGTTCCATGCGTCGAACGCGAGCAACGCGGCGTTCATCACCGCGGGGCGCCGCGAGGGCCGGATCGTGCGCGGCTGGGATTTCGACGATGCGAGCCGCGCCACCGAGCCGCTCGCGAACTACCCCGCGACGAATACGCCTTGGGCCCCGTGGTACCAGTCGCTGTTGAACCAGGCGGGCGCCATTTCTTGGTAGCGGGGGCGCCCGCGCTCAGCGCAGAGGGAGCGCGTGCAGCGCGGCGGTGTGCTTGACGGCGAAGTCTTCGAACAGCTCCGGGTGCACGCACGCCGCCATGATTTCCAGCGATTCGACCAGGCGCGGGCCGGGGCGGTTGAAGAACGCATTTCCATCCGACACGTAAATGCGCGAGCCCGCCGCCGAGACCGCCCCGGCGATCGTCTCCTCGATGATGCCGCGCTCCTCCATCGTCCGCGCCAAGGTAAACCCGCACGGCTTGACCACCACGACATCGGGCTCGAGCTTCGCGAGCGCCTCCGCCGTCACCGTGGGCGCCGGCTGCCCCGCGCTCGCCCCCACCGGCGTTCCACCCGCGAGCGCGATCAGCTCCGGCATCCACGTCCCGCCGAGCATGATCGGATCGAGCCACTCGATCGACACCACCCGCGGGCGCGACGTCGCCATCGCAGCGCGCTCCGCGATCGCACGAACACGCGCCTCGAGCTCGGCCCGCACCTCGGCGCCGCGCTGGGGGCGGCCGAGCGCGCTCGCCACCGTTTGGATGTCGCCCCACACGTGCTCGAGGCGGGTCGGGCTCAGGCTCACGATGCGAACGCTGTCGCGATGGGCGAGTCGCGCCACCGCGCTGCGCACGTCGTCGAGCGACACGGCGCACACTTCGCACAAATCTTGGGTGACGATCACGTCGGGCGCGAGCTCCCCCAGGGTTCGCTCGTCCACCGCGTAGATGCTCAGCGCCTCGTGGACCACCGCGCGGACGGCCGCGTCAATCGCGCGGCTGGTGCCGAGGGGCGAGATGCGCGCGGCGGTGAGCACCGGGCGATCGCGGATCTCCTCGGGATAATCGCACTCGTGCGAGATGCCCACGAGCTCGGCGGCGGCCCCCACCGCGCAGACCATCTCGGTGGCCGAGGGCAGGAGCGAAATGATGCGAAGAGCCGGTGCGACCATCCCAAATCTCCTTGGATCGGTGTGCGGGCGCGAGCTCGCCGTCGTACGAAATTCGAGCAGACCCCCAGCCTCCAAGGTATGGTGCAGCCCGAGCCCCGGTCAACCTAGGATGGCACAGGTACTCCTCGTCGGATTTGCAGGCGGACTCGGAACGGTGGCCCGCTACGTGGTGGGCCTCTGGGCGGCGAAGACCTTGGGGACGGGCTTTCCGTACGGCACCCTGCTCGTGAATGTGGCGGGCTGCTTTCTCATGTCGTTCATCGCCGAGCTGGCGCTGTCGACCGCGCTGATCCCGCCCACCTTGCGCCTGACCTTGGCGACGGGGTTTCTTGGCGGCTTTACGACGTACTCGAGCTTCAACCAGGAGACGACCCATCTGCTTCGTCAGCCCGCCTGGCTCACGGGCGCCGCCAACTTGGGGGTCACCTTGGTGGGGTGCTTCGTTGCGGGGCTTCTGGGCTTGGCGCTGGCCAAGCGGATCGCGCTGCTGGTTTAGCGGGCGCGCCCGCCGCGGCCTGCGCCTGCGCGCCCGCTTGGCCGAGCGCGAGCAGCAAGGAGCGCGCTTTGTTCAACGTCTCTTTGAACTCGCGCTCCGGATCGGAGTCGATGACCACCCCGCCGCCCACTTGCACATAGGCGCGCCGGTCTTTGAGCACGATGGTGCGGATCGCGATGTTCAGATCCATCTCCCCGGCAAACGAGAGATATCCGATGGATCCGGTGTAGAGCCCGCGGGCGTGCGGCTCCAGCTCGGCGATGATTTCCATGGTGCGGATCTTGGGCACGCCGGTGATGGTCCCGCCCGGGAAGAGGGACGCCGTGACGTCGATCAGGCCCATCTCCGGGGCCACGTCGCCCACCACCTCCGACTCGATGTGCATCACGTGCGCGTAGTTCGCGATCTCCATGAGCTTCGAGACGTGAACGCTGCCGAAGCGGCAGACCCTCCCGAGATCGTTGCGCGCGAGGTCGACGAGCATCACGTGCTCGGAGAGCTCTTTTTCACACGTGCGCAGCTCGTGGAGGAAGCGCGCGTTCTCCTCGTCGCCGCCGCGCCTTCGCGTCCCGGCGATGGGGCGGGTGAAGGCCCTTCCACCTTCCACGCGCACCAGGCGCTCGGGGGAGGCGCTCACGATCTCCAGATCGCCCCACGCAAAATAACTTGCAAAATGCACGGGATCGATGCGCGACAACGTCTCGTACAAATCGAGCCCCCCGCCGCCGTACTCCGCTTCGAGCCGCTGCGACAGGTTCACTTGGTAGGTATCGCCCGTGCGGATGTACGACTGAATTCGCGCGACGGCGCCCAGGTACTCCTCTTTGGTGAAGTTCGACGTGTACGCCGCCGACGGCCGCCACGCCTCGCCCGCGCGCACCGCCGGCGAGCCCGGCGCGGCCAGCGCACCCGCCGAACGCGACCTCCGCCGCGCGCGCTCGATCACCTCGAGCAGCGAATCCACCCGCCTCTGGCACGCATCGTAGTCGTCGCCGGTGGCGATCGCGAGGATGCGATCCGCTCCGTGATCGAACGCAAAGAACGCGTCGACGAAGTGAAACGCGATGTCCGCCACCCCCAGATCGTCGTGGGGGTGCGGCGGCAGACCCTGGAAATACCGGCTCGCGCCATAGCCGAAGAAGCCCACGGCGCCGCCCGAGAAGAGCGGCATCCCGGGCAGTCGGAGCCCGCGCCACTGCTGCATCACGCTCTTCAACGCGGCGATGGGATCGCCCTCGAACGCGCGCCCGCCGATCCAGTAGCGGGGGCCCTTGGCGCGAAAGGTCGCGAAGGGCTCCGCGCCCAGGATGGAGTAGCGGCCCTCCTCCGAGACGCGCGTGCTCTCGAGCAAAAAGCGATGCTCTTCGGGCAGCGCGCGCAGGAGATCCACGGGCCCGAGCGCGCCTCGGTCGGTGGCGACCACCAGCGGAACTTGGTTGTAACCCGCGGCGACGTGCGCCGCGAACGCTGCTCGATCCAGAGGCATGAAAGCTCGCGAGAACGGTTTACGACGACGACGCGATCTTTCGGGGTGCTTCGCCGCCAACGACGGTGCTGCCGTTTTCGCTGTTGACGCGCGCGATGACCTTGAAGACCTCTTCGTCCGTCATGATGTGATCCTGCGACTTGGCCGCCGCGAGGATCTCTTGGACGAGTTTCTCCGAGCCGTCAATGCCGCGCTTGCGGAGCCAGTGATTCACGTTGGAGGCGCCGCTCATGAAACCGATGCAGATCTCTTGCGAACGCCCGAAGGCCCCCGCGGGGACACCGCTGTAAATGCGGTCCGCCAGCCAATCGTCGCCTTTGTTCAGCGCCTTGGTGATGGCCGCCGCGTGCACGCCGGTGGCCGTGCGGAAGGCGTCGCGGCCGACCAGCGGATAGTTGATGGGAATGTGCCACCCGAGAGCGGACGCGGCGGTTTCGACGTACTCGAGCAGCTTGGTCAGATCTTGGTCGCCCAGCTGGCCGAGCAGCTTCATGTTCATGAGCAGGAGCTCCATGGCCACGTTGCCCACCCGCTCGCCGATGCCCAGCGCGGTCGCGTGCACCCGATCGGCCCCGAACTCCAGCGCCCAGATGGCGTTCTCCAGGGCGAAGCCGCGATCGTTGTGGCCATGCCAGTCGATGCCGATGTTGGTGGCGCCCAAGCCGATGATCACGTCCTTCGTGAAGCGAATCAGGTTGTGCACCCCGTCCGGCGTGGCATGCCCCACGGTGTCGGCCAGGCAGATGCGCGTGGCGCCGTGGTCGATGGCCGCGCGGAACAAGGTGGTGAGCACCTCGGGCCGCGAGCGCGTGGTGTCCTCGGTCACATAGGCGACCGGCAGGCCCGCCTTGACCGCCACGTCGATGGCTTCGCAGCTGCGCTTGGCGATGAGCGAGACGTCCCACTCCTCGGTGTACTGGCGGATGGGGCTCGAGCCGATGAAGGCGTAGACCTCGATGGGGATGCCGGCGCGCTGCGAGAGCTCGATCATCGGCGTGATGTCGCTCGTCACCGTGCGCCCCGCGCAGGCCACCTGGAGCTTCAACTTGTTGTCGACGATCTCTTTGCAGATGCGCAGACAATGATCGAAGGCGCGCTTGGAGGCGCCCGGAAGCCCGATGTCGGCCGCGGCGATGCCGAGGTCGTCCATCAGGTGCACGAGGACGAGCTTGTCCTCGATGCATGGATCGATCACCGACGGATTCTGGATCCCATCCCGCAGTGTTTCGTCGAAGAAGGTAAACCCCTTCGGGATGAGACGCCCCTTTCGCTCGACCTCGTTCCAGTCATAAACGAGGTCCGAAATGTTCGCTTTCTCCATCCTGCCGACTCTCCCCACCTCCAAATGTAGCAGGAGGCGGGGACGAGCCCGGCAAAATTAGGCGCTCACGACGTTCCGTTCGCGCTTCCGTCTTGACCGGTTGCGTTGACGCTCTTCGCTTTTGCCACCACGACCATCGCCGCGCGAACCAGTTTTTCGCCCTGCAAATAGCCGGGTTGCACCTCGAAAATCACGGTGCCGCTGGGGTGTTGATCCGTCTCGACCTGTTGAATGGCTTCGTGCACCGCGGGGTCGAACGGGGTGCCGACCGAGGGCACCTTTTTGATGTTGATCTTGCCGAGGGTCGACTCGAACTGCTTCAGGATCATCTGCAGCCCGTCGACGACGGCCTTCACCTCTTGGGCGCGCTGGGCGCCCTGGATGCCGCGTTCGATGTTGTCGAACACGGGGAGCAGCTCGCGCAGGATCTCCTCTTGGCCGAGCTTTCGCGCGTCGTCGGTCTCGCGCCGCGAACGCTTTCGAAAATTATCGAACTCGGCGGCCGTGCGCATCCACATGTCCTTGAGGCGCGCGGCCTCGAGGCGGGCTTCGGCGAGCGCGTCTTCGCACGCCTCGCCGGCTTCACCGGTCGATTTCGGAGCGTTGCTCGTGGTGCTCGAGGTGCTCACGCTCGCATCCTTTTCCTCCCCGAGGTCGGGGGAGGAGGGACCAATGGCTTCATCCGCGTTGTTCACTTCCTTCTCCGTCATGATGGGGGTCTGACTATACCGAAAATCCCGCCTGCGCCAGGAGGTCGTCCGCATGCGATGTCGAGAGGTACAGACCTCGGGCGTAGAGGCGCAGCCGCGCCGCCTCGTCGAGATCCCCCGGGCGGCCATGCGTGGCGCCCGCCAGTAGAATGGCGGCCGTGACGCTCACATTGAGGCTCTCCACGAAGCCCCGCATGGGGACCCGGACCGCCCTCGGGCACGCGGCCGTGAGGCGGGCGCTGATTCCGTCGCGCTCATTGCCGAGGACCAGGGCAAACCGGGGGATCCGCGCCAGATCCTCCGGCGCGAGCTCCCCCTGGGGGTGGGTAGCGATTAATTCCAGGTCCGCTGTCTTGGCCGCGTCGAGCGCCCCTTCGACCGTGCGATGGGGGACGATATCGACCCACTTCTCCGCGCCGCGCGCCACGGAGGCCGCCGCCAGAAAAGCCTCGCGCGACTCGATGACGTGCAGCCGCTGGATGCCGAACGCCTCGCAGGTGCGCAGCACCGCCGCGCCATTGTGGGGATCGTGCGGCGACTCGAAGAGCACCGCGATGCTCCCGATCCGCTGGCCGATGACGTCCAGGAGCCGCGCGCGCCGGCGGTCGTTCACGAAGGGCTCGAGGACGCGGACCACGCCCGCCGGATCGAGTTTTTCGACCCGTAAGATCCGCTCCGAGACAAGCTCCTCTTTGTTCAGTACTCCTAAACTGCGGCGACGCATGGGGAGCTTCGTCTAAAACGAATCGGACCAAAATGGGCACAATACGTGTTCACGACTACAGTTGACCCCCCCGAGCATGGACCACGAACCCCGCAGTAGCGCCCTGCCCCCTCTGCCGCGCCCTCGGCGGCGGCGGGAACGCGACTGGGGCCGGTCGATCTCGCGCGTGCTCTGCGTGATCCTGGCGGTGATCGCGCTGCTCCCGCCGCTGGTGGTGCTGGCCGTCCGCTCGACGTTTCTCCAGCGGTGGGCCACCTCGCAGCTCGACCAACTCATACGCTCCAAGGGCATCGTGGCCGAGTACGACGTGGTGCCCAGGCTGTGGCCGCTGTCCATCGAGCTTCGCGGCGTTCGGGTCGAGTCGAACGATGGGGGGGAGCCGCTCTTGGTGGCCCAGCGCGTGGCCGTGCGCCCCAAGTTCTTCGGGCTGCTGTCGGGCAAGCTGGCCATCGAACAGGTCGACATCGATGGCCCCAAAGTCCGCGTGGTCCTCAAGGACGGAAAGCTCGCGAACCTGGGGCTGGAGTTGCCCAAGAGCGATCCGAACAAGCCCTCGGGGCCGCTGCACGTGCCCTCGGGCTCCTTTGCCATCACCGACGGCGAGCTCGACCTCGATATCGAAGGGGTGAAGCTGAAGACGCAAGGCTTCGACGTGGACGTCACCTCGGACGACGATCCGCAGGAGGGCGCGACCCTCGAGATCGCGCTGCGCATGGGCAAGGCGCACGTCTCCCGCACCCGCGTGATCTCCCCTCAGATGACCGCCCACGACGAGGACACCCTCTGCCTCATCGACGGCCGGGTGCGCGTCGATCCGCGCGCGATCGCCGTTCACCGGCTGCAGATCCTGGGGGCGGCCGATCTCGATCCGGGCGCGGGGAGCGCTCCGCCGTGCAAGCTCCCGGACGAGGACCCGCGCAACGTGGAGCTCGCGCTCACGCACACCACCGTTCGGCTGCCCACGAAGCCGGGGGATTTGCCCCATGTCGAGGGGCACGTCACCGCGCGCACGCCGCTGGCCATCGGCGCCAAGGCGGGGCCCTTTCCCGAGACCGACGGTTGGATCTCGGTCGATGCCGACGTTCGCTACCTGGAGGGGATGAGCTTCCCCGACGTGAACGGCAAAATCCGGGGGCACCGTTTGCGCATCGAAAAATATCAGCTTGCGAGCGAGCTGGAGAGCGAGATCGCGGTCACCAAGGGGGCCATCACCAGCCCGCGCACCACCATCGGCATCGCGGACGGCGTCGCGACCCTCACCAACGTTCAAGTGGAACCGCTGGTCAAAGGGATCCCGCTGCACGCGACCGTGGACGTGAAGGACGCGAGCTTCACCACGCTCATGCGCGAGCTGGGCGTGAGCCAGCACCCGCACGTCACCTGGGATCTCAAGGAGGTGAAGGTCCCCCACTTCGGCGGCACCATCGAACCCTTGCGGCTCGACGGGGACATGACGGCGCACACCCCGAACTTGGCGGTGTTCGACAAGGCGGTGGACGATCCGGCGCGCCAGCGGGCCATCGGGGTCAAGGAGGCGCAGCTCGCGGCGCACATCGCGGTGCGGCCCGACGCGCTGCAGTTCAAGGCCATTCGCGCCACGCTCCCCAAGAGCACCATCGAGGGCGGCTTTGCCTCCATCGGCTTTCACGAAGATCTGGTGGTCGACGTGCCGCAAGCCATCGTCGACCTGTCGGAGATCAGCCCGCTCGGCTCGATCCCCATCTCCGGCAAGGCGCAGGCGAGCGTGAAGATGAACGGCCTCTTCGGCGATCCGCGCCTCGAGGCCGACACCTCCATCGAGGACTTCGTGCTCAGCGGCATCCCCTTCGGCCATGTGACCGCGGGGCACGCGACCCTGCGGGGGCTCACCGTGGAGCTCACCGGGGTGAAGGCGACGAAGAACAAGAGCAGCTACGAGATGCCCTCGGGCAAGCTCGACTTCGGCGGCGCGGCCAACATGTTGATGGACGCGGTGGTCGCCTCCAATGGCTTTGCCGTGCGCGACTTCTTCAACCTTTTCCAGATGGACGAGGATCCGCGCTTCGCCGAAATCGACGGCATCTTCACGACCAACTCCACCCTCCACGTGGCCCTCGGCGGCCCGCAGGATCGGTGCAAGGGCGGCTACCTGGACATCGCCGGCCACGCCCACATGCGCGACGTCAAGCTCTTTGGCGAGGCCTTCGACGACGGCGATCTCGATCTCAACTACGAGTGGATCGATCGCCTGGCGGGCCTGAACGGCGCCCGCATCGACGTGCACGCGGCGACGTTGCGCAAAGTGCGGCCCAAGCCGGATGGCATCGCTGTGGGCACCGTGTTTGGCTCGGCGAAGGTCGATCATGGAAACTTGAACGGCAGCGTGGTCGTGCAAGGGATCCCGCTCTCGCGCGTGCAATCCCTCGGCTCGGCCGGCGCCGAGATCGATGGGTCGGTCTCCGGCTTCGCGCAGGTGAGCGGGACGATCGACGCCTACAAGGTCCAAGGAAATATGGACATCACGCCGCTCTTGGTGCGCGGGACCCGCCTGGCCGGCTCGCACGTCGACGTGGCGATGATCCAGCAGGAGCCGGAGCTGAAAAAGTCCATCGGCAAGACCGCGTGCGGCGCGCCCATGTACCCGGAGTTCGACAAGGCCACCTACGATCCGGGCGCGTTTGCGGGCGAATACCGGGTGAGCGGCGATCTGTTCGGCGGGCAGCTCAAGGCCTCCGACTTCGTGATGACCCGCGAAAAGAACGCCTTGATCACCGGCAAGCTCGCGGCGAAGAAGCTGGACCTCGGCGCCTTGCTGCGCGTCGCCAAGCCGCCCGTCGCCACCGACGACGTGGAGGCGGCGGCGCAGCCCCAACCCCTCGAGGGCGAGCTCTCGGGCGAGCTGACCATCGCGCGCGTGCGCCAGAACGACTTGGCGCACGCCGAGCTCTCGTTCGTCCCCGAGTCGATGACCTTGGGCCGCGCCGGTCAAAAGGTGACGATGCGCCCGACCAGCTCCGTGGTCTATGTCAAGGACAACACCATCGGCGTGCCGCCGCTGACCTTCGATCTGCAGGCCGGCAAGGGGCTGCGCGGCACCATCACCGTGCGCGGCGCCGCGCGAAAATGGAGCACGGCGCCGGAGCTGGCGTTCAACGCGGAGCTGATGCCCATCGACTTGGGCGTGCTGGTGGGCGCCGTGCCCAAGCTGGAACGCGCGCAGGGCACCTTGGGGGGCTCGCTCTATGTGACCGGCAAGGCCAGCGCGCCGGAGATGAACGGTGTGCTCAGCGTGCGGGGCGGCGAGTTCATCGTCGATGGGCTGCCGGGGCCCATCACCGCGGTCGAGCTGGACGTGCAGGCCGACTCGTCGGAGGTGCGCATCTCGCGCGGGTCGGCCAAGTTCGCCGGGGGCACGGTGGCGGTGACCGGGCACTTGCCCATCTCGGGCTTCACCGTGGGGGCGGGCGAGGTCAATCTGCGGGGACGCAACCTGCGGCTCGCCCCCTGGGAT contains these protein-coding regions:
- a CDS encoding anthranilate synthase component I family protein; the encoded protein is MPLDRAAFAAHVAAGYNQVPLVVATDRGALGPVDLLRALPEEHRFLLESTRVSEEGRYSILGAEPFATFRAKGPRYWIGGRAFEGDPIAALKSVMQQWRGLRLPGMPLFSGGAVGFFGYGASRYFQGLPPHPHDDLGVADIAFHFVDAFFAFDHGADRILAIATGDDYDACQRRVDSLLEVIERARRRSRSAGALAAPGSPAVRAGEAWRPSAAYTSNFTKEEYLGAVARIQSYIRTGDTYQVNLSQRLEAEYGGGGLDLYETLSRIDPVHFASYFAWGDLEIVSASPERLVRVEGGRAFTRPIAGTRRRGGDEENARFLHELRTCEKELSEHVMLVDLARNDLGRVCRFGSVHVSKLMEIANYAHVMHIESEVVGDVAPEMGLIDVTASLFPGGTITGVPKIRTMEIIAELEPHARGLYTGSIGYLSFAGEMDLNIAIRTIVLKDRRAYVQVGGGVVIDSDPEREFKETLNKARSLLLALGQAGAQAQAAAGAPAKPAARSAWPAPSPEAPQRSTPPR
- the argG gene encoding argininosuccinate synthase, with the translated sequence MSRIYRSLPPAGTRIGLAFSGGLDTRAAVAWMSRQGLEVYAYTADLAQPDEKNPNDIPPIATEHGAKAARIIDCREALVREGLIAIQCGAFHLSVGGKKYFNTTPLGRVATTTAIVRAMREDGVNVFGDGSTHKGNDIQRFYRYGILVNPGLHIYKPWLDPAFVSAFGGRKEMSEYLVSLGLPYKMGTEKAYSTDANVLGATHEAKDLERLDVGMNIVEPIMGVAHWKKDVAIETERVTLEFEAGLPVAVNGQRYGSAYELFALCNQIGGRHGLGMSDQIENRVIDAKSRGIYEAPGMALLHIGYERLLSAIHNESSTDQYVTHGRRLGRLLYEGKWFDPEAMMIKDSLTRWIAPTITGKVILELRRGDDYSILETQAPYMAYDPDKLSMEKVESAFTPEDRIGALEMQNLNIADNRALLLRWMQAVQGLPAGESSKVVALLSNGDTNDEK
- a CDS encoding ABC transporter substrate-binding protein, whose protein sequence is MVAPALRIISLLPSATEMVCAVGAAAELVGISHECDYPEEIRDRPVLTAARISPLGTSRAIDAAVRAVVHEALSIYAVDERTLGELAPDVIVTQDLCEVCAVSLDDVRSAVARLAHRDSVRIVSLSPTRLEHVWGDIQTVASALGRPQRGAEVRAELEARVRAIAERAAMATSRPRVVSIEWLDPIMLGGTWMPELIALAGGTPVGASAGQPAPTVTAEALAKLEPDVVVVKPCGFTLARTMEERGIIEETIAGAVSAAGSRIYVSDGNAFFNRPGPRLVESLEIMAACVHPELFEDFAVKHTAALHALPLR
- the pruA gene encoding L-glutamate gamma-semialdehyde dehydrogenase; amino-acid sequence: MLDLPLPRPLPHNEPVLSYASGSPERAALKARLASMAKEQPDVPHVVAGNELRDGAPYEVRAPHDHSLLLATCHDGGAAIATKAIDAALAAAPGWAATPFEERLRIFTRAAELLAGPWRPVLNAATMLGQSKTAYQAEIDAACELIDFLRFNVAYASRLVEQPISPPGISNTLELRPLEGFILAITPFNFTAIAGNLPSACALMGNVVVWKPAENQSLAAYHTMRLFEAAGLPPGVINVVYGNGATVAGTCLARPELAGVHFTGSTTVFQSIWRTVGENVARYRTYPRLVGETGGKDFVFAHTSAEIEALAVGLVRGAFEYQGQKCSAASRAYIPRSIWPKVRDLAVDHIKQIRMGDVTDFRNLMGAVINERAWTRLSGWRERLAGDPKAKILTGDGWSREKGWFAGPTLVELSDPAHPLLAEELFGPVLGVYVYDDSTESGVDAALDLVDRTSPYGLTGAVFARDRAAVAKAGARLRQAAGNFYVNDKPTGAVVGQQPFGGSRASGTNDKAGSAYNLLRWASPRVIKETFVPPTAVGYPSMLEE
- the crcB gene encoding fluoride efflux transporter CrcB, whose protein sequence is MAQVLLVGFAGGLGTVARYVVGLWAAKTLGTGFPYGTLLVNVAGCFLMSFIAELALSTALIPPTLRLTLATGFLGGFTTYSSFNQETTHLLRQPAWLTGAANLGVTLVGCFVAGLLGLALAKRIALLV